AATTGATGCACCATTTGATCGACGGAGCTTTTCGGAAAAGTCATTGCGAATATGTAGTATTGCATCAACCCGCCGTTCCATCATTGCCCGTTGAGCGGTATGCAGACCATGAATATATATGGGCTGGAAGTAGTGGGAATGTTCAAACTCGGAACACAGACTGCTGGTATCGGCCGAAGGCTGATCGACCACAAGTGCAATAGGAATATGTTCAGCGTCGAGCGATACACCATAACCGAACAGTAATAGTAAGATGACTGGTAAGACGAAAGCAATCGCCAGTGAACTCGGATCGCGTAGAACCTGTAGGAATTCCTTCCGCAGCAGTCCACGAAGTCGCATCAGTGACCCACCGCGATTCGACATCATCAGGCCACCTCTAACTGTGTATACAGGAGTCTCATGATTTTTCCTCATGCGAATCAATCAGGTGAATGAACGCATCTTCCATTGTTGGCTCCGGTGCTTGTTCTGTTTGTACGCTACGTTTGATTTCAACAGGAGTGCCGAGAGCCAGGATCTCGCCGGTAATCATGATAGCCATTCGGTCACAATATTCGGCTTCTTCCATAAAGTGCGTCGTGACCATCACGGTAACTCCCTGATTTGCCAGATCATTGATGCGATGCCAGAATTCGCGACGGGCCAACGGGTCGACACCAGAAGTCGGTTCGTCAAGGAACAGGATGTCTGGTTCGTGCATCAGCGAGCACGCTAATGCTAAACGTTGTTTGTAACCGAGTGGTAATAGACCGCTGGTTGTGTTGTATACGGGACCAAGTTCGAATTCACTGGTCGCCCAGTTAATGCGTTCGCGCCGCTTTTGACCTGTCAGTCCGTAGGCACTGCTAAAGAATCTCAGGTTGTCAGCCACGCTCAATGTTCCGTACAGTGAGAACTTCTGCGACATATAGCCGATGCGAGCGCGCGCTGCTGCGGCTGTCTTGCGAACATCAACCCCGGCCACCTGCAATGTTCCGCCACTGGCTGGGAGCAGACCGCACAACATTCGAAACATCGTTGTCTTGCCGGCACCGTTCGCTCCGAGCAGACCGAAGACTTCGCCACGGTTTACATCGAACGACACACTCTTCACTGCATAAAAGTTACCAAATCTTCGTTGCGCATCTCGTACTTCGATGTCATGGTCAGTGCCCATGCTATATTTTATTGTTGATTGCGGAGGTAGATTGGAAACAGAGTGAACGGAATTCTCGATCTCTTCGGCACGGCGTTTACGGAGCATCGCAATGAAGCCATCTTCGAAACGGGGTGGAACACTGTTAATCGTTGCGTTTGGTGCATCGGGCAGAAGTATATCGGTTGACGAATCTGCATTTGACCGAAGCACTACCCGCACGGCATCCCCTTGAATTACGGCATCAATGACACCAGGTTGCTTCGAGAGCGATTCCTGCACGTCACGGTTTTTCTGATGCGGAACGCGCGCTTGGAACGTTTGTCCGGCCAAAGGCTGACTGAATTCCGATGGTGAGCCGTGTCCCAACAACTGACCCTCATCGAGAATAATGACTTTGTCGCAGCGTTCGGCTTCATCAAGATAAGACGTGCTGAGCAGCACGGTAGTGCCCTCCTGTTGCACGAAGCGTTGGACGATTTGCCATAACTCACGCCGAGACACAGGGTCGACTCCCACCGTTGGTTCGTCTAATAACAGCAGATTTGGTGGGTGCACCAGCGTGCAGGCGAGCCCGAGTTTCTGCTTCATGCCTCCGGAAAGGCGCCCCGCCAGCCGCGACATGAATGGGGATAATCCTGTCATATGCATCAAATCGTCGTAACGCGCTGCTCGCAACTTGACGGGTACGCCTTGCAAGTCGGCGTACAAATCGAGATTTTCTTGAACAGACAGATCTTCGTACAAACCAAACCGCTGCGGCATGTAGCCGATGTGGGCCTGGAGAGACAAAGCATCGAGGGTGGTCTCCATTCCAAGCACTGTGATTTTGCCAGTATCCGGAAAGAGCAATCCTGCGGCCATCCGCATGAGAGTGGTCTTTCCGGCTCCATCAGGACCAATCAATCCAGTCACCATCCCTCGAGAAACTGACAAGCTCACTGAGTTGAGAGCCTGCGTATTCCTATGGGAAGCTGGGAAACTTTTACTGACGTTATCGAAGAGCACTACTTGCTGACTGAGATTCTTGCCTAGCGTTCCCAAGTTGTTACTCGCTGTTATGTTGTCCATCTTCTGGCGACTGGCGATCCAGTTCCATTTGAAGTAAATTCGGCTAATTTGGTGACTGGCTGATAAGTTTTATCTTGACGGTGGCTGGCATTCCAAGCCGGAGTTCGCTTTTTGGATTCTTCACGAACACGCGGACTTGATATACCAGCTTGGTACGCAGCTCAGCAGTTTCGACAGGCTTGGGTGTGAACTCTGCCGTTGGTGAGATAAACCCGACCCACGCTTCATATTCTTTTCCAGGAAAACTATCTGTGATAACGACAGCCTTCATCCCATCGTGGATTTTTCCCAAGTCCGGCTCAGATACATATGCTCGCACCCACACTGGATCAACAAATGCAAAAGTGAAGACAGGTTTTTGTGGCGAAGCCATATCGCCGACTTCCAGAATGCGTTCTTGTATAATTCCACGTGATGGTGCATAGAGTGAAGCATCTTTAAGATCATGCTTTGCCTGTGCAAGTTCTATTTCCATCCGTTTGAGCACTGCTTTGGCTTCAGCAATGTCTTCTTTGCGAGGCCCGGCCTTTGCCAGATCGAGGGATGCCTGCAGAAGCTGGGCGTTCGCCGCTGCTGAGTCACACTTTGACTTCGCATCATCGACTTCCTGTAGTGAGACGGCTTTCTTTTCCCTTAATGCCAGAATTCGCTTCAACGTTGCAGCTGCATCATCATATTCGGCCTTAGCTGATAAAAGCGAGGCTTCAGCCTGACGAATTTCTTCTGGTCGCGTACCTGCTTCGAGTCGGGCTACGACCTGTTGTTGGATTTCGATCTGAGCTTTCGCTCGTGCCACTTTCAATTCAAATCGTTCCAGTTCCAATTCCGCCAGGAGTTGTTTCTGCTCGACAAAATCACCCTCTTCCACAAGAATTCGTCCGACTCGCTCGCTACCGTTGATTGCCAACTCCACCTGTCGAATATCAACATTTCCGTACAGCACGAGTGTGTCGTCGTTAGTGTCCTGCTGCCGTGCTTTCCAATACCAAGATCCACCGGCTATGCCACCTGCAAGAGTAACGAAGATCATGACGCGTACGATTGTTTTCATGAGTCATACAATTCTTTCTAATAATTATGATATCAGAACTAATCATCCTACTAAGACCCAAGCTGATTGTCCATCTGTGGAGATTTGAAATAGGCTAGTTCTAATTTAGGAATTATTCTTAAGTTCTTATTACAATGTGGAGGGAAACGTAAAAAGGAATTCATCTGATTCTCAACAGAAAATATATACCGACGAATTCAATCATTGAGCAGGCTTATTGCAGATCTTGATGTACTTTTTTTGCTGTTGAAGATATACTCCATTCTATGCAGGAGAGTATGAAAATAGAGGACACACATCAGGAGACAAACATATGACAGACGAAGCTAATCAAGCATCATCACAATCTGGTTCCGATAATGCTCAAATTACTGAATGGATACAACTGCTTGGCAGTACAGACAGCGAGGAGCGACAAACTGCACGCCGTCATTTAGCCAATACTGGGGAATTTGCAGTTCCTGCGCTCATCACTGCCTTGGGCGACTCTTCCGAAATGCTCCGATGGGAAGCAGCGAAGACACTGGGTGAAATCCGATCCCCATCGGCGATACCTGCTCTTATAGAAATGCTGACTGAAGACTCTGAAGTTAAATGGGTGGCGGGTGACGCATTGATTGCGCTGAGTGAGACCGCGGTCCCACCGTTGCTGAAAGCATTAATCCACGAAACCGGATTGATCAGAGACGGCGCATGTTATGTTTTGCACCATTTAGCTGGCGAAAACGATAATCTTCGTGAGACACTGAGGCCTGTCGTTGAAGCCCTGAAGTCGCTGGATTCATCTCTTACGGTACCAGTGGAGGCTGAAAAAGCACTCTCGCAACTTTCAGAACCCGGATTATAAAAAGCATGAGACATGTCAAACCAATTGGATTTCAAGGAGCTCTCTGCTGACGAAGTGGTTGAAAAGCTTCAGGTTAATCCATCTACGGGACTCATGACGGAGCAGATTGGATCGCGTCAGCAGCAATACGGATTCAACGAAATTCCTGAAAAAGAAGAAACTCTTCTCAGTCGCATTCTGAAGCGGTTCTGGGGACCAATTCCATGGATGATCGAGATCGCCGGGATCCTTTCAGCTGCTGTTGGCAAGTGGGAAGATTTTGGGATTATTATGATCCTGCTGTTGGTCAATGTTGTGATTGACTTCCGGCAGGAAGCAAAAGCGATCAGTGCATTGAAGCTGCTCAAAGAGAAGCTTGCTCGTTTGGCGCTCGTATTACGAGACGGGCGTTGGAGCGAAATTCCGGCACGCGAGCTTGTTCCCGGCGATGTCATCAAACTACGGATCGGCAACGTCATACCGGCGGACGTCACTCTGATTGATGGTGCGTATCTCCAGGTGGACCAGTCTGCGTTGACTGGTGAATCAGTACCGGCCGACAAAATGACGGGTGATATTGCCTACGCGAATTCAGTCATCAAGATGGGAGAGATGGTTGCAGTTGTTACCGGAACCGGTTTGAACACGTTTTTCGGACATACGGTTGAGTTGGTCGCTCAGGCTGAGAAACATGAACACAGCCACCTTCAGAAGGCAGTAGTCAACATCGGGAACTATCTGATTCTGATAGCCGGAGTGATGGTCGTGCTGATCATTTTTGTCGGGTTGAACCGACACGACTCACTAATGGAGATCCTGCGGTTTTCACTCGTACTGATGGTTGCATCAATTCCAGTGGCATTGCCAGCTGTACTTTCGGTGACAATGGCCGTCGGAGCGATGCGGCTGGCGCAACACCAGGCGATTGTCAGCCGACTGGTGGCTATTGAGGAACTGGCGGGTGTCGACATTCTCTGTTGTGACAAAACCGGGACATTAACGAAGAACCAGATGAAACTGGAAGAGCCCGCTCTTTTAAACAACTTCACACGCGATGATGCGCTGTTTTATGCGGCACTCGCCAGCCGAGTAGAAAATAATGATCCATTGGAATCGC
This window of the Gimesia fumaroli genome carries:
- a CDS encoding ATP-binding cassette domain-containing protein, producing MDNITASNNLGTLGKNLSQQVVLFDNVSKSFPASHRNTQALNSVSLSVSRGMVTGLIGPDGAGKTTLMRMAAGLLFPDTGKITVLGMETTLDALSLQAHIGYMPQRFGLYEDLSVQENLDLYADLQGVPVKLRAARYDDLMHMTGLSPFMSRLAGRLSGGMKQKLGLACTLVHPPNLLLLDEPTVGVDPVSRRELWQIVQRFVQQEGTTVLLSTSYLDEAERCDKVIILDEGQLLGHGSPSEFSQPLAGQTFQARVPHQKNRDVQESLSKQPGVIDAVIQGDAVRVVLRSNADSSTDILLPDAPNATINSVPPRFEDGFIAMLRKRRAEEIENSVHSVSNLPPQSTIKYSMGTDHDIEVRDAQRRFGNFYAVKSVSFDVNRGEVFGLLGANGAGKTTMFRMLCGLLPASGGTLQVAGVDVRKTAAAARARIGYMSQKFSLYGTLSVADNLRFFSSAYGLTGQKRRERINWATSEFELGPVYNTTSGLLPLGYKQRLALACSLMHEPDILFLDEPTSGVDPLARREFWHRINDLANQGVTVMVTTHFMEEAEYCDRMAIMITGEILALGTPVEIKRSVQTEQAPEPTMEDAFIHLIDSHEEKS
- a CDS encoding efflux RND transporter periplasmic adaptor subunit, which gives rise to MKTIVRVMIFVTLAGGIAGGSWYWKARQQDTNDDTLVLYGNVDIRQVELAINGSERVGRILVEEGDFVEQKQLLAELELERFELKVARAKAQIEIQQQVVARLEAGTRPEEIRQAEASLLSAKAEYDDAAATLKRILALREKKAVSLQEVDDAKSKCDSAAANAQLLQASLDLAKAGPRKEDIAEAKAVLKRMEIELAQAKHDLKDASLYAPSRGIIQERILEVGDMASPQKPVFTFAFVDPVWVRAYVSEPDLGKIHDGMKAVVITDSFPGKEYEAWVGFISPTAEFTPKPVETAELRTKLVYQVRVFVKNPKSELRLGMPATVKIKLISQSPN
- a CDS encoding HEAT repeat domain-containing protein; protein product: MTDEANQASSQSGSDNAQITEWIQLLGSTDSEERQTARRHLANTGEFAVPALITALGDSSEMLRWEAAKTLGEIRSPSAIPALIEMLTEDSEVKWVAGDALIALSETAVPPLLKALIHETGLIRDGACYVLHHLAGENDNLRETLRPVVEALKSLDSSLTVPVEAEKALSQLSEPGL